The proteins below are encoded in one region of Micromonospora pisi:
- a CDS encoding GNAT family N-acetyltransferase: MKLVDLTGGPLLEALHREVLATSFPPDQLVSLADLREQIETGLVVVTAAVDDDGRVLGGVVGEWSPASRVMLLSYLAVAADTRGGGVGRLLYTGAVETWPARHRPCLVLAEVESPVGRSGSEAYGDPVARLRFYGRHGARLLELPYFQPALAPGLSRVPDLLLLVLHADTEFQGAGGADTVAGEPLSQFMVEYFEATEGGVPDDPAASALLHAMTSPGGVRLHPVERYREVELSIRG; encoded by the coding sequence ATGAAGTTGGTAGACCTCACCGGCGGACCCCTGTTGGAGGCGTTGCACCGGGAGGTGCTGGCGACCTCGTTCCCGCCGGACCAGCTGGTCTCCCTGGCAGACCTCCGCGAGCAGATCGAGACCGGGCTGGTGGTCGTCACGGCGGCCGTCGACGATGACGGCCGGGTGCTCGGCGGTGTCGTGGGGGAGTGGTCTCCGGCGAGCCGGGTGATGCTGCTCAGTTACCTGGCGGTCGCCGCCGACACCCGGGGCGGCGGCGTCGGCCGGCTCCTCTACACCGGTGCCGTCGAGACCTGGCCGGCACGGCACCGCCCGTGTCTCGTCCTGGCCGAGGTGGAGAGTCCGGTCGGACGCTCGGGCAGCGAGGCGTACGGCGACCCGGTCGCCCGGCTGAGGTTCTACGGGCGGCACGGGGCGCGCCTGTTGGAGCTGCCCTACTTCCAGCCGGCGCTCGCCCCGGGGCTGTCCCGGGTGCCCGACCTCCTGCTGCTGGTCCTGCACGCGGACACCGAGTTCCAGGGCGCCGGTGGCGCCGACACGGTGGCGGGCGAGCCACTGAGTCAGTTCATGGTCGAGTACTTCGAGGCGACCGAGGGCGGGGTCCCGGACGACCCGGCCGCTTCGGCGCTGCTGCACGCCATGACGTCGCCCGGCGGGGTGCGGTTGCACCCGGTCGAGCGGTACCGCGAGGTGGAGCTGTCCATCCGCGGCTGA
- a CDS encoding SUKH-3 domain-containing protein, translated as MAGAGPTTIIDKETGEVSSWPGLPPDVVREMYRTDRLGRSRRPRTVETAVELRRATRRQPTPGATAHLTVQHDLHIGHAAKGDLELRHHPLVRDHLAGLPTGHLVRGGDRHAELVVVSDVLHEYDRRRAALGQPPLTQETARELFGSAQLELFRVREPGDPAGGTAERPCDSCVRILVHFGLLPWSHLAFAEEWHPPAQPVPDPDRFPPEVAYALVDGGWRPGFGDRLLAGEAISKVCAVTGRQHRHQSFEAAERALTAFPGLVCGRRGPGEHVWIRRFEINPAGAAHSADSLADFGTLIGVRLFPIGTEGGDSILAVDEQGRVFALDEAGEWFLGTAIDVALTNLLLGRPAPRVRDDGTW; from the coding sequence GTGGCTGGTGCTGGACCGACGACCATCATCGACAAGGAGACCGGCGAGGTCTCGAGCTGGCCGGGACTTCCACCGGACGTGGTACGCGAGATGTACCGCACCGACCGCCTGGGACGGAGCCGGCGCCCCAGGACCGTGGAGACGGCGGTCGAGTTGCGTCGGGCCACCCGGCGGCAGCCGACACCCGGCGCCACCGCACACCTGACCGTGCAGCACGACCTGCACATCGGGCACGCGGCAAAGGGCGACCTCGAACTGCGGCACCACCCGCTGGTCCGCGACCACCTGGCCGGCCTGCCGACCGGGCACCTGGTGCGCGGCGGTGACCGGCACGCCGAACTGGTGGTCGTCTCGGACGTGCTGCACGAGTACGACCGCAGGCGCGCCGCGCTCGGCCAGCCACCGCTGACCCAGGAGACGGCCCGGGAACTATTCGGCAGCGCCCAACTGGAGCTGTTCCGGGTGAGGGAGCCGGGCGACCCGGCCGGCGGCACCGCCGAGCGCCCATGCGACTCGTGCGTACGGATTCTCGTCCACTTCGGACTGCTGCCCTGGTCGCACCTGGCCTTCGCCGAGGAGTGGCATCCGCCGGCGCAACCCGTCCCGGACCCGGACCGGTTCCCGCCCGAGGTCGCGTACGCGCTGGTCGACGGGGGCTGGCGGCCCGGTTTCGGGGATCGACTGCTGGCCGGTGAGGCGATCAGCAAGGTGTGCGCCGTGACCGGAAGGCAGCACCGGCACCAGAGCTTCGAGGCGGCCGAGCGGGCCTTGACCGCCTTTCCCGGCCTGGTGTGCGGCCGGCGCGGTCCCGGGGAACACGTGTGGATCCGACGGTTCGAGATCAACCCGGCCGGGGCCGCGCACAGTGCGGACAGCCTGGCCGACTTCGGCACCCTGATCGGCGTGCGGCTCTTCCCGATCGGCACCGAGGGCGGCGACAGCATCCTCGCCGTGGACGAGCAGGGTCGGGTCTTCGCGCTCGACGAGGCCGGTGAGTGGTTCCTCGGTACGGCGATCGACGTCGCCCTGACCAACCTGCTGCTGGGCCGGCCGGCGCCCCGGGTACGCGACGACGGCACCTGGTGA
- a CDS encoding low temperature requirement protein A: MTTPFAPRRLGDSRSTERVTVLELLFDVVFVFAITRVAQRLTDDFTIARRALLSEAGQTLLLLLALWMVWYLNAWLTSRFDPQRPDIQLVVIVTMAGSLLIAVCLPQAFGDRGLIFVCTYVVIQVGRPAYLFWALRGHPRQGATARILFWSVLAAVLWLAGGFNEDEVRGGLWTAAVLLELLGPALRWPTPILGRPKDEEWTLAEGHLAERYSQFLLIALGESVIATGIEISVRPFTAAAMTVFVAAFLTTLLFWRIFFYHAGLSLAPALARARSAIELSQSASYTLLVMVAGIIIAGVGYRLVIDHPQTPLDPAWIAVIFGGPALFLAGRVRFEYQLFGSACPSLWIGLILMIVVAPGMGFLPPIVAPLVSTLLLAVVSVLETFSRRHRAATNPTL, encoded by the coding sequence GTGACCACGCCCTTCGCGCCCCGTCGACTCGGCGACAGCAGGAGTACGGAGCGCGTCACCGTCCTGGAGCTCCTCTTCGACGTGGTGTTCGTCTTCGCGATCACCCGGGTCGCCCAGCGGCTGACCGACGACTTCACCATCGCCCGCCGGGCGCTGCTCTCCGAGGCCGGTCAGACCCTGTTGCTGCTGCTCGCCCTCTGGATGGTCTGGTACCTGAACGCCTGGCTGACCAGCCGGTTCGACCCGCAGCGGCCGGACATCCAACTCGTCGTGATCGTGACCATGGCCGGCAGTCTGCTGATCGCTGTCTGCCTGCCGCAGGCGTTCGGCGACCGTGGACTGATCTTCGTCTGTACCTATGTGGTGATCCAGGTCGGTCGCCCGGCGTACCTGTTCTGGGCGCTGCGCGGTCATCCGCGGCAGGGCGCCACCGCACGGATCCTGTTCTGGTCGGTCCTCGCCGCGGTGCTCTGGCTCGCTGGCGGTTTCAACGAGGACGAGGTGCGTGGCGGGCTCTGGACGGCGGCTGTTCTGCTGGAGCTGCTCGGCCCGGCGTTACGCTGGCCGACGCCGATTCTCGGCCGGCCGAAGGACGAGGAATGGACCCTGGCCGAGGGGCACCTGGCCGAACGGTACAGCCAGTTTCTGCTCATCGCGCTCGGCGAATCCGTCATCGCCACCGGAATCGAGATCAGCGTACGTCCGTTCACCGCGGCCGCGATGACGGTCTTCGTGGCGGCGTTCCTGACCACGCTCCTGTTCTGGCGGATCTTCTTCTACCACGCCGGTCTCTCGTTGGCGCCGGCGCTGGCGCGCGCCCGCAGCGCCATCGAATTGAGCCAGTCGGCCAGCTACACCCTGTTGGTGATGGTGGCCGGCATCATCATCGCGGGGGTCGGCTACCGACTCGTCATCGACCACCCGCAGACGCCGCTCGACCCCGCCTGGATCGCGGTCATCTTCGGTGGTCCGGCGCTGTTCCTGGCGGGCCGGGTGCGCTTCGAGTACCAGTTGTTCGGCAGCGCCTGCCCGTCGCTCTGGATCGGGTTGATACTCATGATCGTCGTCGCGCCGGGCATGGGTTTCCTGCCGCCGATCGTGGCACCTCTGGTCAGCACCCTGCTGCTGGCCGTTGTGTCGGTCCTGGAAACCTTCTCCAGACGGCACCGGGCCGCGACCAACCCGACACTGTGA
- the nfi gene encoding deoxyribonuclease V (cleaves DNA at apurinic or apyrimidinic sites), producing the protein MTDVAWPGTVAEAEAVQDRLRPLADLVGPGPAQPRTIAGLDVAYAEDGDRLAAAVTVLDARTLAVLETAVSIGRAAFPYVPGLFAFRELPALLDALGRLTTTPELLVCDGHGLAHPRRFGLACHLGVLTGLPAIGVGKTPLVGRWDPPAEQRGAWTALRDGSETVGRVLRTRDGTKPVFVSVGHRMGLDNACAQVLALTPRYRLPETTRQADRLCRLALGRTRSSDLE; encoded by the coding sequence ATGACGGATGTGGCGTGGCCGGGCACGGTCGCCGAGGCGGAGGCCGTACAGGATCGGTTGCGTCCGCTCGCCGACCTGGTGGGGCCCGGACCGGCGCAACCCCGCACGATCGCCGGCCTCGACGTGGCGTACGCCGAGGACGGCGACCGACTGGCGGCGGCGGTGACCGTGCTGGACGCGCGGACGCTGGCCGTGCTGGAGACGGCGGTGAGCATCGGTCGGGCCGCCTTCCCGTACGTGCCCGGCCTGTTCGCGTTCCGCGAGCTGCCCGCGTTGCTGGACGCGCTCGGCCGCCTGACCACCACCCCGGAACTGCTGGTCTGCGACGGGCACGGGCTGGCCCACCCGCGTCGGTTCGGGCTGGCGTGCCACCTGGGCGTGCTCACCGGGTTGCCGGCGATCGGGGTGGGCAAGACCCCGCTGGTCGGCCGGTGGGATCCGCCGGCCGAACAGCGGGGCGCCTGGACCGCGCTCAGGGACGGCTCGGAGACGGTCGGTCGGGTCCTGCGTACCCGGGACGGGACCAAGCCGGTCTTTGTGTCGGTGGGGCACCGGATGGGCCTGGACAACGCCTGCGCCCAGGTACTGGCACTCACACCGCGTTACCGGTTGCCGGAGACCACCCGCCAGGCGGATCGGTTGTGCCGGTTGGCTCTGGGCCGGACGCGCTCCTCGGACCTGGAGTGA
- a CDS encoding helix-turn-helix domain-containing protein, whose protein sequence is MVVGSPPTVRRRQLGRELRKLREAAGFKAEQVALEVRCSPSRVSRIETARVRITPGTVHELLDVYRVEGAERQRLVALARQAQEAGWWQAHSDSLTWEYSTLIALEHDATELRTFESSVLPGLLQTEEYARTVLRKTLLEQIPDSTEEKLVVRLARQRILSRPQDPVRLWAILDEAVLRRQVGGPDVMGPQLRHLVEMADRPNVQLQVLPFARGAYACNTGPFLLLSFADGAEGEGPVDEPVDGDVVYVENEAGDIYVEKEPGVARYRMVFDNLRVDALSCAESRSWLADLAAELP, encoded by the coding sequence ATGGTTGTCGGATCACCACCCACCGTGCGACGCCGGCAACTCGGCCGCGAACTGCGCAAGCTGCGCGAGGCCGCGGGTTTCAAGGCGGAGCAGGTCGCCCTGGAGGTGCGTTGCTCACCGTCGCGGGTGAGCCGGATCGAGACCGCCCGGGTACGGATCACACCCGGCACCGTGCACGAGCTGCTCGACGTCTACCGGGTCGAGGGGGCGGAGCGGCAGCGCCTGGTCGCGCTCGCCCGCCAGGCCCAGGAGGCGGGCTGGTGGCAGGCGCACAGTGACAGCCTGACCTGGGAATATTCGACCCTGATCGCACTGGAACACGACGCGACCGAGTTGCGTACGTTCGAGTCGTCGGTGCTGCCGGGGCTGCTCCAGACCGAGGAGTACGCCCGCACCGTGCTGCGCAAGACGTTGCTGGAGCAGATCCCCGATTCGACGGAGGAGAAGCTCGTCGTACGGCTCGCCCGGCAGCGGATTCTCAGCCGCCCGCAGGACCCGGTCCGGCTCTGGGCGATTCTCGACGAGGCGGTGTTGCGCCGGCAGGTGGGTGGGCCGGACGTGATGGGTCCGCAGTTGCGGCACCTGGTGGAGATGGCCGACCGGCCCAACGTCCAGCTTCAGGTGCTGCCCTTCGCCCGGGGCGCGTACGCCTGCAACACCGGCCCGTTCCTGCTGCTCAGCTTCGCCGACGGGGCCGAGGGGGAGGGTCCGGTGGACGAGCCGGTGGACGGCGACGTGGTCTACGTCGAGAACGAGGCGGGTGACATCTACGTGGAGAAGGAGCCCGGGGTGGCCCGCTACCGGATGGTCTTCGACAACCTCCGTGTCGATGCGCTCAGCTGCGCGGAGTCGAGGAGCTGGCTGGCCGACCTGGCCGCGGAACTGCCCTGA
- a CDS encoding phosphomannomutase/phosphoglucomutase: MSDLSQIVKAYDVRGTVPEQWNERVAEALGAAFAQLLRAGTGDGSTGRDGGATGDPNTVVIAHDMRDSSPGLAAAFSAGVRSEGMAVIDAGLGSTDLLYYASGSLDLPGAMFTASHNPARYNGIKMCRAGARPIGQESGLAEIRERAQAILDKGEPLADEPEQPVRQLHLLPEYAAHLRGLVDLSGIRPLKVVVDAGNGMGGYTVPVVLGDTVLSPLPLTIVPLYFELDGNFPNHEANPLDPANLVDLQAAVLEHGADLGLAFDGDADRCFVVDERGEPVSPSAITALVAVRELAKHPGSTVIHNLITSSAVPEIIRENGGEPLCSRVGHSFIKADMARTNAVFGGEHSAHYYFRDFWFADTGMLAAMHLLAALGEQERPLSELAEKYERYVCSGEINSTVADQAAKLAEVKQVYQGAETDELDGLTVRFPDGAWINLRPSNTEPLLRLNVEGPTKDRMIALRDEVLDLVRR; the protein is encoded by the coding sequence TTGTCTGATTTATCCCAAATTGTCAAGGCGTACGACGTCCGCGGTACCGTCCCCGAACAGTGGAACGAGCGCGTCGCCGAGGCGTTGGGTGCGGCCTTCGCGCAGCTGCTGCGCGCCGGTACGGGCGACGGTTCGACGGGCCGGGACGGCGGTGCGACCGGCGACCCGAACACGGTGGTGATCGCCCACGACATGCGGGACAGCTCGCCCGGCCTGGCTGCCGCCTTCTCCGCCGGTGTCCGCTCGGAGGGGATGGCGGTCATCGACGCCGGCCTCGGCTCCACCGACCTGCTCTACTACGCCTCGGGCAGTCTCGACCTGCCCGGCGCCATGTTCACCGCCAGCCACAACCCGGCGCGCTACAACGGGATCAAGATGTGTCGGGCGGGTGCCCGCCCGATCGGCCAGGAGAGCGGCCTCGCCGAGATCCGGGAGCGGGCCCAGGCGATCCTGGACAAGGGCGAGCCACTCGCGGACGAGCCGGAGCAGCCCGTACGTCAGCTCCACCTGCTCCCCGAGTACGCGGCCCACCTGCGTGGCCTGGTCGACCTGAGCGGCATCCGCCCGCTCAAGGTGGTCGTCGACGCCGGTAACGGGATGGGTGGTTACACCGTCCCGGTGGTGCTCGGCGACACCGTACTGTCGCCGCTGCCGCTGACCATCGTGCCGCTCTACTTCGAACTCGACGGCAACTTCCCGAACCACGAGGCGAACCCGCTCGACCCGGCGAACCTGGTCGACCTGCAGGCGGCGGTCCTGGAGCACGGCGCCGACCTCGGACTCGCCTTCGACGGCGACGCCGACCGCTGCTTCGTGGTCGACGAGCGGGGCGAGCCGGTCTCGCCGTCGGCGATCACCGCCCTGGTGGCCGTACGGGAGCTGGCCAAGCACCCCGGCTCCACGGTCATCCACAACCTGATCACCTCCAGCGCCGTACCGGAGATCATCCGGGAGAACGGTGGCGAACCGCTCTGCAGCCGGGTCGGACACTCGTTCATCAAGGCCGACATGGCCCGTACCAACGCGGTCTTCGGTGGAGAGCACTCGGCGCACTACTACTTCCGGGACTTCTGGTTCGCCGACACCGGGATGCTCGCCGCGATGCACCTGCTCGCCGCCCTCGGCGAGCAGGAGCGCCCGCTTTCCGAGCTGGCCGAGAAGTACGAGCGCTACGTCTGCTCCGGCGAGATCAACTCGACGGTCGCCGACCAGGCGGCGAAGCTGGCCGAGGTCAAGCAGGTCTACCAGGGTGCCGAGACCGACGAGCTGGACGGGTTGACCGTCCGCTTCCCCGACGGAGCCTGGATCAACCTGCGGCCCTCCAACACGGAACCACTGCTGCGACTCAACGTGGAGGGCCCGACCAAGGACCGGATGATCGCGCTCCGCGACGAGGTGCTCGACCTGGTACGCCGATAA
- a CDS encoding Trm112 family protein: protein MALDPQLLEILACPDTHHAPLDYDPVGQTLTCTECRRIFEVRDDVPVLLLDEARGSAAQEEK, encoded by the coding sequence GTGGCCCTTGACCCGCAGTTACTCGAGATTCTCGCCTGCCCGGACACACACCACGCCCCGCTCGACTACGACCCGGTGGGTCAGACCCTGACCTGCACCGAGTGTCGGCGGATCTTCGAGGTCCGCGACGACGTACCGGTACTGCTGCTCGACGAGGCCCGCGGCAGCGCCGCACAGGAGGAGAAGTGA
- a CDS encoding SIS domain-containing protein has product MMDAHAGVSGRRVPDEGLLDDAAALSEADPGGMLRFTASAGAQVRESAALAAEANLGVLADEGRPRAVVIAGIGTAGRTGDILATVAGPRCPVPVIAHRSAGVPGWVGAADVVIAVSASGRSPEALGAAEAAARRGARLVAVGAPDSQLQSVAEGVRAPFIPVPRRAPARASLWGLTVPVLLAARALGLVKVNEADLAETAARLDADADRSRPTAESFVNPAKTLALGLANSVPVVWGSSPLATVAARRFGDTLSANARYPVIAGALGEAGRGRVGLLDGVFGGLAESTRDIFADEEDESDWTRLRVVLLRDGGLNADDDSDEPLAVEERRADALQTLAERRGVRCDVVTAEGGSALERLASLIAVPDFASVYLALAHGLDPMAVAAVTEMKELSNP; this is encoded by the coding sequence GTGATGGACGCCCACGCCGGCGTGAGTGGGCGACGGGTCCCAGACGAGGGGCTGCTCGATGACGCGGCGGCGCTCTCCGAGGCGGACCCGGGCGGGATGCTGCGGTTCACCGCCTCGGCCGGCGCGCAGGTACGCGAGTCCGCGGCCCTCGCCGCGGAGGCGAACCTGGGCGTGCTGGCCGACGAGGGGCGGCCCCGTGCGGTGGTCATCGCGGGCATCGGCACCGCCGGACGGACCGGCGACATCCTCGCCACGGTCGCCGGACCGCGTTGCCCGGTGCCGGTCATCGCACACCGCAGCGCCGGCGTGCCGGGCTGGGTGGGTGCCGCCGACGTGGTGATCGCGGTGAGCGCTTCGGGGCGCAGCCCGGAGGCGCTCGGCGCGGCTGAGGCGGCGGCCCGGCGGGGCGCCCGGCTGGTCGCGGTCGGCGCACCGGACTCGCAGCTCCAGTCGGTGGCCGAGGGGGTCCGGGCCCCGTTCATCCCGGTGCCCCGGCGGGCGCCCGCGCGGGCGAGCCTCTGGGGCCTGACCGTGCCGGTTCTGCTCGCCGCCCGGGCGCTCGGGCTGGTCAAGGTCAACGAGGCCGACCTGGCCGAGACGGCGGCGCGGCTCGACGCCGACGCGGACCGGAGCCGGCCCACCGCCGAGTCGTTCGTCAACCCGGCCAAGACGCTGGCGCTCGGGTTGGCCAACTCGGTGCCGGTGGTCTGGGGCTCGTCCCCGTTGGCCACGGTCGCCGCCCGGCGGTTCGGCGACACCCTGTCGGCGAACGCCCGCTACCCGGTGATCGCGGGTGCGCTCGGCGAGGCCGGGCGCGGCCGGGTGGGGCTGCTCGACGGGGTCTTCGGCGGGCTGGCGGAGTCGACCCGGGACATCTTCGCCGACGAGGAGGACGAGTCCGACTGGACCCGGCTGCGGGTGGTGCTGCTGCGCGACGGTGGTTTGAACGCCGACGACGACAGCGACGAGCCGCTGGCCGTGGAGGAGCGGCGCGCCGACGCCTTGCAGACCCTCGCCGAGCGGCGCGGGGTCCGCTGCGACGTGGTCACCGCCGAGGGCGGTTCGGCGCTGGAACGGCTCGCCTCGCTGATCGCCGTACCCGATTTTGCATCTGTTTATCTCGCCCTGGCCCACGGGCTCGACCCGATGGCAGTGGCGGCGGTCACCGAAATGAAGGAGCTGTCCAACCCGTGA
- a CDS encoding cation diffusion facilitator family transporter produces MSAGGGTRAIIAALLANLGIAITKFVAWLLSGSSSMLAEAVHSVADTGNQALLLVGGRRAQRGATPQHPFGYGRERYIYAFIVSIVLFSVGGLFALYEAYHKWQHPEPIDDHQWLPVAVLLVAISLESFSFRTAIVESNHIRGKATWVQFVRRAKAPELPVVLLEDLGALLGLVFALVGVSMTLVTGNGRWDAAGTAAIGLLLVTIAVILATETKSLLLGEGATPEDVARIERAVHEGSEVERIIHMRTLYLGPEELLVAAKIAVRPASSAEHVARDIDTVESRIRSAVPIARVIYLEPDIYSARRAARPESVEAETAPETGGKG; encoded by the coding sequence ATGAGCGCCGGTGGTGGAACGCGGGCGATCATCGCCGCGCTGCTGGCCAACCTCGGCATCGCGATCACGAAGTTCGTGGCGTGGCTGCTGAGCGGTTCGTCGTCGATGCTGGCCGAGGCGGTCCACTCGGTCGCCGACACCGGAAACCAGGCGTTGTTGCTGGTCGGCGGCCGTCGGGCGCAGCGCGGTGCGACCCCGCAACACCCCTTCGGGTACGGGCGTGAGCGTTACATCTACGCCTTCATCGTCTCGATCGTGCTGTTCAGCGTCGGTGGCCTCTTCGCGCTCTACGAGGCGTACCACAAGTGGCAGCACCCGGAGCCGATCGACGACCACCAGTGGCTTCCGGTGGCGGTGCTGCTGGTCGCGATCAGCCTGGAGTCGTTCTCGTTCCGGACCGCGATCGTCGAGTCCAACCACATCCGCGGCAAGGCGACCTGGGTGCAGTTCGTCCGTCGGGCCAAGGCGCCCGAGCTGCCGGTGGTGCTGCTGGAGGACCTCGGCGCGCTACTCGGTCTGGTCTTCGCCCTGGTCGGGGTCTCGATGACGCTGGTCACCGGCAACGGCCGGTGGGACGCGGCCGGCACGGCGGCGATCGGTCTGCTGCTGGTGACCATCGCGGTCATCCTGGCGACCGAGACCAAGAGCCTGCTGCTCGGCGAGGGGGCCACCCCGGAGGACGTGGCCCGGATCGAGCGGGCGGTGCACGAGGGCTCCGAGGTCGAGCGGATCATCCACATGCGTACGCTGTACCTCGGCCCCGAGGAGCTGCTGGTAGCGGCGAAGATCGCGGTCCGGCCGGCCTCTTCGGCGGAGCACGTGGCCCGGGACATCGACACGGTCGAGTCGCGGATCCGGTCGGCGGTGCCGATCGCACGGGTGATCTACCTGGAGCCGGACATCTACAGCGCGCGGCGGGCTGCTCGGCCAGAGAGCGTGGAAGCGGAGACCGCTCCCGAAACGGGCGGGAAAGGCTGA
- the manA gene encoding mannose-6-phosphate isomerase, class I: MEPLHGPIRDYAWGSRTVIAGLQGRPVPSAGPEAELWLGAHPGSPAMVCQGEARVSLVELLAAEPGRWLGDEVLARFDGRLPYLMKLLAPEAPLSLQAHPDPEQARQGYATDQALPPTAHRNYVDPYHKPEMLVAVAPFEALCGFRDPRVSAAVLEAFDIPALKPVVAALRTGVDGLRDAVQRLLSWPAVDRAALVETVRTTDLGPGYVAEQELVRGLAGWYPGDPGVLVALLLNHVRLEPGMAIWMPAGNLHAYLRGAGVEIMAASDNVLRGGLTPKHVDVPELLRVLRFEVLDDPLLQSVPVAPGVVGWRVPVEDFSLHRVRLDEETQQARLTLTGPRVVLGASGAVAVRDAAGEVTVEPGRAAISAADGGELLFSGRGEVFVGAAGI; this comes from the coding sequence GTGGAACCACTGCACGGACCCATTCGTGACTACGCCTGGGGATCACGTACGGTAATCGCCGGCCTGCAGGGCCGGCCTGTACCCAGCGCCGGGCCGGAGGCGGAACTCTGGCTCGGCGCCCATCCCGGTTCACCAGCGATGGTGTGCCAGGGGGAGGCCCGGGTGAGCCTGGTCGAACTGCTCGCCGCCGAGCCGGGGCGCTGGCTGGGCGACGAGGTACTGGCCCGCTTCGACGGGCGGTTGCCGTACCTGATGAAGCTGCTGGCGCCCGAGGCGCCGCTGTCGTTGCAGGCCCACCCGGACCCGGAGCAGGCCAGGCAGGGGTACGCCACGGACCAGGCGTTGCCGCCGACCGCACACCGCAACTATGTGGATCCGTACCACAAGCCGGAGATGCTGGTGGCGGTCGCGCCGTTCGAGGCGCTCTGCGGTTTCCGGGACCCACGGGTCTCGGCGGCGGTCCTGGAGGCGTTCGACATCCCGGCGCTCAAGCCGGTGGTGGCGGCCCTGCGCACCGGGGTGGACGGCCTGCGGGATGCCGTGCAGCGGTTGCTGAGCTGGCCGGCGGTGGACCGGGCCGCGCTGGTGGAGACGGTCAGGACGACCGACCTCGGCCCCGGTTACGTTGCCGAACAGGAACTGGTCAGGGGGTTGGCCGGCTGGTATCCGGGCGATCCCGGTGTGCTGGTCGCGCTGCTGCTCAACCACGTCCGGCTGGAGCCGGGGATGGCGATCTGGATGCCGGCCGGCAATCTCCACGCGTACCTGCGGGGCGCCGGGGTGGAGATCATGGCCGCCAGCGACAACGTGCTGCGGGGCGGGTTGACTCCCAAGCACGTGGACGTGCCCGAGTTGCTGCGGGTGCTCCGGTTCGAGGTGTTGGACGATCCGTTGCTTCAATCGGTGCCGGTGGCGCCCGGGGTGGTCGGTTGGCGGGTGCCGGTCGAGGATTTCTCGCTCCACCGGGTGCGGTTGGACGAGGAGACCCAGCAGGCCCGGCTGACGCTGACCGGCCCACGGGTGGTGCTCGGTGCCTCCGGCGCGGTGGCGGTACGGGACGCGGCGGGCGAGGTCACGGTCGAGCCGGGTCGGGCGGCGATCAGCGCGGCGGACGGTGGGGAACTTCTCTTCTCCGGGCGGGGTGAGGTCTTTGTCGGCGCGGCCGGCATATAA